From Flavobacterium alkalisoli, the proteins below share one genomic window:
- the pgmB gene encoding beta-phosphoglucomutase, translating to MKTKAFIFDLDGVIVDTAKYHYLAWQKIASQLGIDFTHEHNELLKGVSRVRSLEIILGLGNIEASQEDKDKWLVQKNEDYLGYITNMKEDEILEGVITVLQFLKANGQLIALGSASKNARPILEKVNILHYFDVIVDGNDVTNAKPDPEVFVRAAKLLGKTASESIVFEDSVAGIQAANIAGMVSVGIGHKDILNEAQYNFNDFTEIDNNFLQTLVNT from the coding sequence ATGAAAACGAAAGCATTTATATTCGACCTTGACGGGGTTATTGTAGATACTGCAAAATACCACTATTTAGCGTGGCAAAAAATTGCTTCTCAGCTGGGAATCGATTTTACGCATGAACATAACGAACTGCTTAAAGGTGTAAGCCGTGTACGTTCCCTTGAAATTATTTTAGGATTAGGGAACATAGAGGCTTCACAGGAAGATAAGGATAAGTGGCTGGTGCAAAAAAACGAAGATTACCTTGGTTATATAACCAATATGAAAGAAGATGAGATTCTGGAAGGGGTAATAACAGTTCTTCAGTTTTTAAAAGCTAACGGCCAGCTTATAGCATTGGGCTCTGCAAGTAAAAATGCGAGGCCAATTTTAGAAAAGGTAAACATACTGCACTATTTTGATGTTATTGTAGACGGTAACGATGTTACCAATGCAAAACCCGATCCTGAAGTTTTTGTAAGGGCAGCAAAGCTGTTAGGCAAAACGGCATCGGAGTCTATTGTTTTTGAAGACTCTGTGGCGGGTATTCAGGCAGCAAATATTGCAGGAATGGTAAGTGTGGGTATTGGGCACAAGGATATTCTTAATGAGGCGCAATACAACTTTAACGATTTCACGGAAATCGACAACAATTTTTTACAAACCTTAGTAAACACATAA